ATTTCCTTTGTTAGCTTTTCATGATCTTGCATTGCCTCTTGAGTCCCCCctctttcttctgtttttccTTTTCTAAGTGTATGAATGATGTTGATTTGTAAGATTATGTTAgaattaagtttttatttggtaatttaaaattaggataaaatttatatgagtaatataataattttataaaatatttgagataaaataacaatttgagatttaaatataatactataaaaattattttcaaaatgcaTAAGATTCTATATATCAATCTGTTAATGagctcaaataattttttttaatttaaattataaaatgaacatgctaatcacattttataaaatatagttaaaacctgaaatatcaattatttttaaatttaattatatgatctttcattatttttctattacaattttaatttcaatttatataaaataactaattaaaatagaaattgtGCATAACTATTAATTATcttaaacttaaagtatttataaaaatcaatctaatcatttttaacaaattaatctctaagaactcaatttaataaaacaaactgtaattcaattataatacaaattttttaaattaaattgtataATACTTctattattgaattttaatttcaattaactaattataaaatttgcacaaaaatattaattaatttaactccaaatattaataaaactaatttaattactcttaatagattagtttataaaataagaagtttaaattaataataagtcATAACTTTTTTATGATTAAAGTTACTTAAATTAAGTTATacaattctttcttattttttaattattaaaattacgcaaaatattcaattataataaaattatttaagaatctTAATTgctttataataaaattatctccgaatctatttaattatttttaataaaataatttctaaaattataaagtttaaacttaataagataaaatcacaattttgttatatttagatttttaaaaatgcaggatgttataaaataaaattattttgaaaaaaatatatacacaattctttttactcttaaagtgtaacattttgaaaaaaaaattgttataaaatatatttatattttgtgacaaataattAACTTGTTACAAACAATATTGAATcttgtgacaaattaattttttgttacaaaacaattggagtttttgaaacaaaatgttgttttgttacaaaacaattggagtttttgaaacaaaaaataaaatttgttacaaaatattttaaatttttgtaatttattttttttgttacaaaatattacaatattttgtaataaaatacCATCTTGTTATAAAAActaacataatttgtaacaaaataaaatggattattacaaaatattatcatATTTTGCAACAACTTATAATGTTATTACAAAACATTATTCTTTTGTAACAATcacatattattattacaaaatactatttttttgtaacaattttaaatttaatataaattttttgttacaaatattccattttcttgtagtgctataagaaccaacagagtaattaaactttaaaaaaaagcGCAATATGCAATAAATCAATGTCTTAATTTCTATGAAAAAATGtgtgtaaatattattttttgtaaacaaccaaaactttaatttatgtCTCTAACATTGATCATTCAACATTCACATATTATATCTCTGTTCCAATATCAAAGTATcctaattttaaacttttttataagatcatacctgtaaaaaaaattaaataaaataaaagaatataagtaaaaaaatataaaaatacatttaataatatattaaactcaatattaaaatataatctaGTAGCCACAACAAttgttagaaaaaaataagtctcaaataaaaaaatttgcaatCACCTAATATACTAAAGGACATATAGAGTGTAGAATTGATCtattttaacttaaaaataaaaatatttaattaatatatttaattcacattattaattattttttattataataatatattaaatatatataattattttttagcctacaatcatttaataattttttattctttattattaatatcATTGTACGTGTAATTTTCATAAATTAtggtaatttttattaattatggtAATCTTCATAAATCACTATTAAAGACAATAAATTTATATGATAATTGATtatgtcaaataaaaaaattaagattaattaattaGGACAAAACACCCAACTAAGACAAGAGAAGCAAAATATTACGTGAATCAGCCAAGTTGAAAATTATTTCATCAATCAACTAAACAACATCTATATGTAATTCGAATGAGCTAAATTTGAATTACATTTCTATATAATTCAAATCTACTCAATTTGAATTATACACGAACACAATGCTTAATAATTCAAATCtacatgattcgaattacaaACATGCATAATTTGAACTAGATTAGTTCAAATTACATAGGTGCACGATTTTCCAAGTAATTCAAACctagttgattcgaattactaccATTTTGCATCTAGTAGTAATTCGAATTTGGTTCATTCGAATTACCTTGAATCCGCCTATATAAGGAGTTCGAATCCCCCCATTCGAACCACTTTTTCATTCTCAACCCTACTAAATTCCAGAGAAAACGACCCAGATTCGTTCCGACAAAGACTCAAGAAGAATACTCAGCAAATGTGGGACGATCCGGGAAGGCTATATCGGTTGGATGGAGTTGCTCATATAACCAGGGTCATCAACGACGAGGTTAGTAGATAGAAATTTTTGTGCTAGTGGTTTATTTGAGTTAGTGATTTTGTAGGCGGTTTATGCTAGTGGTATTGCAAGGGGTTTATTTTAGAGGTTTTGCATGCGGTTTTGTTGGCAGTTTATGTTAGTGGTATTGCATGTGGTTTTTGTAGATGGTTTTGTATGCGGTTTTGTTGATGGTTTATGTTAGTGATTTTGCATGTGATTTTTGTAAGTGGATTTGCATGTGGTTTATGTTAGCGATTTAAGCATGTGGTTTGGTAGTGGTTTATTATGTTGGTTTTGCATGTAGTTTTTGTTAGTGGTTTTCGTAAGTTAATTTtgttgttagttttttttagttAGTGGTTTTGTAAGTGGTTCCAATTATACGGTCCATGTAATGTGCAGCCCTAGCGATGCATCTCGACCATGTGGCGACAGCAGGGCATGCGACTCGATGAGCGGTACGTtccgtacttgcagatggccGGATTATAGCATCTTGCGAGACAGAACGATAGATGGTTCCGATTAGATGAGCCCCTTATCAGTGCCTTCGTCGAACGGTTGCGTCCGGAGACGCACACATTCCACATGCCGTTTGGAGAGTGCACGATCACACTTCAGGACATGGCCTACCAGTTGGGGTTGCCAGTGGACGGACGTTATGTGAGTGATTGCCTGACAGATTTCCATATATACATCCAGGGTGGTCGTCCGGCTTGGGTGTGGTTTCAGGAGTTGCTTGGTGTGTTACCTCCTGCGAACCAAGTCCAGAAGTTCGCAATGAACTGCACCTGGTTCCAGGAGACTTTTGGAGAGTGCCCCACGGGCACCGATGAGGAGACAGTGAGGCGCTTTGCTCGTGCCTATATCATGATGTTGTTGGGCACTCAGTTGTTTACCGACAAGTCCGGCAACCGTATTCACATCAGATGGCTACCGTACGTGGCTAGGCTTGAGGAGATGGGTGGATACAGCTGGGGGTCGGCGGCGCTAGCATGGTTGTACAGGTGCATGAGCCGAGTGGCCAACAGGTATGTGGTGAAGTTAGCAGACCCGTTACAGTTGCTTCAGTCCTGGATCTTCTGGCGATTTCCTAGATTTAGGCCTGCTGGTTATGATGAGTTTAGCTGGCCCTTGGCCTCGAGGTACCATTCTTGGAATTTTCTATTTcgagttaaattatttaattccaTGTCTGCTTATAATGTTATACTATTTTGTCACACTTTTTACACGCTATAACACCGATGTGATATGCAGGTGGTCAAGTCACAATCCTTCCGGTAGCGAGAAGGGACCTCGGGTGCAGATGTGGAGGCTCAGGATAGACATGTTACAGGCCAGGGATGTGAGTATACTAACCTCACAAGACTAGTTAATTAAAGTTTTAGACTTCAATTTACGATTTGGCCTTACAATGTTAATATGTTTTTTCAGTTTATCTGGATGCTATATAGCTCCCCCGACGTCCTTCAGGTTGACCATCCGGAGGTGTTGGAGCCTCGTCATACGACCTTATGGAG
The Arachis duranensis cultivar V14167 chromosome 5, aradu.V14167.gnm2.J7QH, whole genome shotgun sequence genome window above contains:
- the LOC107488715 gene encoding protein MAIN-LIKE 1-like translates to MPFGECTITLQDMAYQLGLPVDGRYVSDCLTDFHIYIQGGRPAWVWFQELLGVLPPANQVQKFAMNCTWFQETFGECPTGTDEETVRRFARAYIMMLLGTQLFTDKSGNRIHIRWLPYVARLEEMGGYSWGSAALAWLYRCMSRVANRYVVKLADPLQLLQSWIFWRFPRFRPAGYDEFSWPLASRWSSHNPSGSEKGPRVQMWRLRIDMLQARDFIWMLYSSPDVLQVDHPEVLEPRHTTLWRCVTALIYFAVVEWHQIDRTRDPYMTSWTGGVSMEREFGGSHFLDEITAIIQQEETARRGGQSSETHAPLDVDLNDPPSVPVPDYFALGGTPPFAYATGSHSFARPSRALVRGESFPSGSSSQPLDV